In one window of Rhodopseudomonas palustris HaA2 DNA:
- a CDS encoding cell division protein FtsQ/DivIB, producing MHGGGRLAKSSRLSGIQSDLKAVAVAAVALLRHRMARRNRPQPRPTKRLARPEPQHGVIAVLEKYTPRRIGVFATALILLGSAGLGIVKGGHVDEFVQGVDDARNAVANIAGFRIERVALSGRKQLTQDEILAIGGVTGRSSLLFLDAAAVRDKLKANPWIADATVLKFYPSELQIDIVERTAFARWQLDGRTSVIAEDGAVLEPYVARRFLSLPLVVGSGAGSRAKDFLALLGRYPQIQSQTRAVALVGERRWNVWLTNGLVIRLPEHEVGNSLAMLSKLDQDDKLFSRDITAIDMRLPDRLTVRLSDNAAKAREEQFSKDKKSKKKAGDA from the coding sequence ATGCATGGTGGAGGGCGCCTCGCCAAGTCGTCGCGACTGTCGGGGATTCAGTCTGATCTGAAAGCGGTCGCCGTCGCGGCCGTCGCGCTGCTGCGCCATCGGATGGCCCGCCGCAACCGGCCGCAGCCGCGCCCGACCAAGCGGCTGGCCCGGCCCGAGCCGCAGCACGGCGTCATCGCGGTGCTGGAGAAGTACACGCCGCGCCGGATCGGCGTTTTCGCCACCGCGCTGATCCTGCTCGGCAGCGCCGGTCTCGGCATCGTCAAGGGCGGCCATGTCGACGAGTTCGTGCAGGGGGTGGACGACGCCCGCAACGCGGTCGCCAACATCGCCGGCTTCCGCATCGAACGGGTCGCGCTCAGCGGCCGCAAGCAGTTGACGCAGGACGAGATTCTGGCGATCGGCGGGGTCACCGGGCGGTCGTCGCTGCTGTTCCTCGATGCCGCAGCGGTGCGTGACAAGTTGAAGGCGAACCCGTGGATCGCCGACGCCACGGTTCTGAAGTTCTATCCCAGCGAGTTGCAGATCGACATCGTCGAGCGCACCGCCTTCGCGCGCTGGCAACTCGACGGCCGCACCTCGGTGATCGCCGAGGACGGCGCCGTGCTGGAGCCTTATGTGGCGCGCCGCTTCCTGTCGCTGCCGCTGGTGGTGGGCAGCGGAGCGGGCAGTCGCGCCAAGGATTTTCTCGCGCTGCTCGGGCGCTATCCGCAGATCCAGTCGCAGACCCGCGCGGTCGCGCTGGTCGGGGAGCGGCGGTGGAACGTCTGGCTGACCAATGGGCTGGTGATCCGGCTGCCGGAGCACGAGGTCGGCAATTCGCTGGCGATGCTGAGCAAGCTCGATCAGGACGACAAACTGTTTTCGCGCGACATCACCGCGATCGACATGCGGCTGCCCGATCGCCTGACCGTGCGGCTGTCGGACAACGCCGCCAAGGCGCGCGAAGAGCAGTTCAGCAAGGACAAGAAGTCCAAAAAGAAGGCTGGTGACGCGTGA
- the ftsA gene encoding cell division protein FtsA: MTGFDRTQTPKTRPMPPHRTAMVASLDIGTSKIACMIARLKPCPPKDALRGRSHAVELVGYSQIQSRGVKAGAVVDMVECEKAIRHAVALAERMAKVRVESVLLSVSAGRLQGQLIEAAADIKGGAVTADDVSRVTSTGMHHATAPGRAVLHALPVGYTLDGVKGIRDPRGMVARQFGVDMNVVTADATVAKNLMLAVERCHLEVEAMAASPYVAGLSVLTDDEADIGAALIEMGAGTTTMAVYSAGRFVHAGGFALGGHHITMDLARGLGACIADAERIKTLYGTVLTGGSDARELMSIPAAGDNERDAPQVISRATIANIIRHRAEEIFEMVRDRLADSPFAAEPRARVVLSGGASQLTGIPELATRILGRPVRVGRPLGFGRLPTEAKSASFAVPTGLLVYPQYAHLEHIEPRHARQVRSADHAGYFGKVGRWLREGF; this comes from the coding sequence GTGACCGGCTTCGACCGCACCCAGACGCCGAAGACACGCCCGATGCCGCCGCATCGCACCGCGATGGTGGCGTCGCTGGACATTGGCACCAGCAAGATCGCCTGCATGATCGCGCGGCTCAAGCCGTGCCCGCCGAAGGACGCGCTGCGCGGCCGCAGCCACGCCGTCGAACTGGTCGGTTACAGCCAGATCCAGTCGCGCGGCGTCAAGGCCGGGGCCGTGGTGGATATGGTCGAGTGCGAGAAGGCGATCCGCCACGCCGTGGCGCTCGCCGAGCGGATGGCCAAGGTGCGGGTCGAATCCGTGCTGCTGTCGGTGTCGGCCGGCCGGCTGCAGGGACAACTGATCGAGGCCGCCGCCGATATCAAGGGCGGCGCGGTCACCGCCGACGATGTCAGTCGCGTCACCTCGACCGGCATGCATCACGCCACCGCGCCCGGCCGCGCCGTGCTGCACGCGCTGCCGGTCGGCTACACGCTCGACGGCGTCAAGGGTATCCGCGATCCACGCGGCATGGTCGCGCGTCAGTTCGGCGTCGACATGAACGTGGTCACCGCCGACGCCACCGTCGCCAAGAACCTGATGCTCGCGGTCGAGCGCTGTCATCTCGAGGTCGAGGCGATGGCGGCGAGTCCTTATGTCGCAGGCCTGTCGGTGCTGACCGACGACGAAGCCGATATCGGCGCCGCGCTGATCGAGATGGGGGCGGGGACGACCACGATGGCGGTCTACTCGGCCGGCCGCTTCGTCCACGCCGGCGGATTTGCGCTCGGCGGGCATCACATCACGATGGATCTCGCGCGTGGATTAGGTGCCTGCATTGCGGATGCCGAGCGAATCAAGACGTTATATGGCACGGTGCTAACTGGCGGTTCTGATGCGCGCGAGCTGATGTCGATCCCTGCCGCCGGGGACAATGAGCGGGATGCTCCGCAAGTGATCTCCCGCGCGACGATCGCGAACATCATCCGGCATCGCGCCGAGGAGATTTTTGAGATGGTCCGGGACCGGCTGGCGGATTCGCCGTTTGCTGCAGAGCCGCGCGCGCGCGTGGTGCTGAGCGGCGGCGCGTCGCAGCTCACCGGCATTCCCGAACTGGCGACGCGGATTCTCGGCCGTCCGGTGCGGGTCGGCCGTCCGCTCGGTTTCGGCCGGCTTCCCACCGAGGCCAAGAGCGCATCCTTCGCCGTTCCCACCGGCCTGCTGGTGTATCCGCAATACGCTCATCTCGAACACATCGAGCCCCGACACGCCCGGCAGGTCCGGAGTGCCGATCACGCCGGCTACTTCGGCAAGGTCGGCCGCTGGCTGCGCGAGGGTTTCTGA
- the ftsZ gene encoding cell division protein FtsZ, producing MTINLNVPDIRELRPRITVFGVGGAGGNAVNNMITAGLDGVDFVVANTDAQALTMSKAQRLIQMGTQVTQGLGAGSQPDVGSAAAQEVIDEIRDHLTGANMVFVTAGMGGGTGTGAAPVIAKAAREMGILTVGVVTKPFHFEGARRMRTAESGITELHKVVDTLLIIPNQNLFRVANEKTTFADAFAMADQVLYSGVACITDLMVKEGLINLDFADVRAVMREMGKAMMGTGEASGEKRALTAAEAAIANPLIDDSSMKGARGLLISITGGKDLTLFEVDEAATRIREEVDQDANIIVGATFDESLDGIIRVSVVATGIEQAQLSRNAAAAGAAANAAPADSRLAELTAKLRADNLRIAEAAAARAAQAAAAPAPAAAAPVARAANVERAALAAIAAAVSNEQMPAQDVAQAPVQSASYGDVTVRPIPQKPSLFPDVEPTRATHEEPETPDAFIPQQPDRAALRAPRMPRFDELPVPAQNEIRQAARSEFDDEPQKTRLSLLQRLANGLSRREDEAEPAAPARGVAAPAMPQMPPLPERRPQRSVAEQMGGPDPVSEYAKRPAPQGLDIHGRPAPVAPLPQGDDHLDIPAFLRRQAN from the coding sequence ATGACGATCAATCTCAACGTTCCCGACATTCGCGAGCTGCGGCCCCGGATCACCGTGTTCGGAGTCGGCGGCGCCGGCGGCAATGCGGTCAACAACATGATCACCGCCGGGCTGGATGGCGTCGACTTCGTCGTCGCCAACACCGACGCGCAGGCGCTGACGATGTCGAAGGCGCAGCGGCTGATCCAGATGGGCACCCAGGTGACCCAGGGTCTCGGCGCCGGCTCGCAGCCCGATGTCGGCTCCGCCGCGGCGCAGGAAGTCATCGACGAGATTCGCGATCACCTCACCGGCGCCAACATGGTGTTCGTCACCGCCGGCATGGGCGGCGGCACCGGCACCGGCGCGGCGCCGGTGATCGCCAAGGCCGCCCGCGAGATGGGTATCCTCACCGTCGGCGTGGTCACCAAGCCGTTCCACTTCGAGGGCGCCCGCCGGATGCGGACCGCCGAGTCCGGCATCACCGAACTGCACAAGGTGGTCGACACTCTCCTGATCATCCCGAACCAGAACCTGTTCCGCGTCGCCAACGAGAAGACCACCTTCGCCGACGCCTTCGCGATGGCCGACCAGGTGCTGTATTCGGGCGTCGCCTGCATCACCGACCTGATGGTGAAAGAAGGCCTGATCAACCTCGACTTCGCCGACGTCCGCGCGGTGATGCGCGAGATGGGCAAGGCGATGATGGGCACCGGCGAAGCCTCCGGCGAGAAGCGCGCGTTGACCGCCGCCGAAGCCGCGATCGCCAATCCGCTGATCGACGACTCGTCGATGAAGGGTGCGCGCGGCCTGCTGATCTCGATCACCGGCGGCAAGGACCTGACGCTGTTCGAAGTCGACGAAGCCGCCACCCGCATCCGCGAGGAGGTCGATCAGGACGCCAATATCATCGTCGGCGCCACCTTCGACGAGAGCCTCGACGGCATCATTCGCGTCTCGGTCGTGGCCACCGGCATCGAGCAGGCGCAGTTGTCGCGGAACGCAGCCGCGGCCGGCGCGGCTGCCAATGCTGCGCCGGCTGACAGCCGTCTGGCTGAACTGACCGCCAAGCTGCGCGCCGACAATCTGCGCATCGCGGAAGCCGCCGCCGCCCGCGCGGCGCAGGCTGCCGCTGCGCCGGCTCCGGCCGCCGCTGCCCCGGTGGCCCGCGCCGCCAATGTCGAGCGTGCGGCGCTCGCCGCGATCGCTGCCGCCGTCAGTAACGAGCAGATGCCGGCTCAGGACGTCGCTCAGGCGCCGGTGCAGTCCGCGTCCTATGGCGACGTCACCGTCCGTCCGATCCCGCAGAAGCCGTCGCTGTTCCCCGACGTCGAGCCGACGCGCGCGACGCACGAGGAGCCCGAGACTCCGGACGCCTTCATTCCGCAGCAGCCCGACCGGGCCGCTCTGCGCGCGCCGCGGATGCCGCGGTTCGACGAATTGCCGGTGCCCGCCCAGAACGAGATCCGTCAGGCCGCCCGCAGCGAGTTCGACGACGAGCCGCAGAAGACCCGGCTGTCGCTGCTGCAGCGTCTCGCCAACGGCCTCAGCCGTCGCGAAGACGAAGCCGAGCCCGCGGCTCCGGCGCGCGGCGTCGCCGCGCCCGCAATGCCGCAGATGCCGCCCCTGCCGGAACGCCGCCCGCAGCGCAGCGTCGCCGAGCAAATGGGCGGCCCGGACCCGGTGTCGGAATACGCCAAACGCCCGGCGCCGCAGGGCCTCGACATCCATGGGCGGCCCGCACCTGTTGCGCCCCTGCCACAGGGGGACGACCATCTGGATATCCCCGCCTTCCTGCGGCGGCAGGCGAACTGA
- the lpxC gene encoding UDP-3-O-acyl-N-acetylglucosamine deacetylase: MKFSRQTTLRSQATVTGVGVHSGRPATLSIGPASIDAGYIFVRSGLDGGDREIQANAKSVVATELATVLGDSDGPLVSTAEHVLAALRGMGIDNATIEVDGPEVPIMDGSAAPFVAAIDQAGIREQSAPRRFIQVLKPVRVSHGDSFGELRPYTGGFRVEVDIDFANPVIGQQNYSLGVEPEAFRREIARARTFGCMSDVARLWEMGYALGASFENSVVFDDERLLNAEGLRYADECARHKLLDAIGDLALAGLPILGAYRSMRGGHKLNHSVLTALLADRTNFRVIEAEPARRAVRGHAEAVTRLAGGMVAPAYGPDMS, from the coding sequence ATGAAATTCAGCCGGCAGACAACGCTGCGATCGCAAGCCACGGTCACTGGCGTCGGTGTCCACTCCGGTCGTCCGGCCACGCTCTCCATCGGACCCGCCTCCATCGACGCGGGTTATATTTTTGTCCGCAGCGGTCTCGACGGCGGTGACCGCGAAATCCAGGCCAATGCCAAATCGGTGGTCGCCACCGAACTCGCCACCGTGCTGGGCGATAGCGACGGCCCGCTGGTTTCGACGGCCGAGCACGTCCTTGCCGCGCTGCGCGGCATGGGCATCGACAATGCCACCATCGAAGTCGACGGCCCCGAAGTGCCGATCATGGACGGCAGCGCCGCGCCTTTCGTTGCCGCGATCGACCAGGCCGGCATCCGCGAGCAATCGGCGCCGCGCCGCTTCATCCAGGTTCTCAAGCCGGTCCGCGTGTCGCACGGCGACTCGTTCGGCGAGCTTCGCCCCTATACCGGTGGTTTCCGCGTCGAGGTCGACATCGACTTCGCCAATCCGGTCATCGGTCAGCAGAATTACAGCCTCGGCGTCGAGCCGGAAGCCTTCCGCCGCGAAATCGCCCGCGCCCGCACCTTCGGCTGCATGAGCGACGTCGCCCGGCTGTGGGAAATGGGCTACGCGCTCGGCGCGTCGTTCGAGAATTCGGTGGTGTTCGACGACGAGCGGCTGCTCAACGCCGAAGGCCTGCGCTATGCCGACGAATGCGCCCGCCACAAGCTGCTCGACGCGATCGGCGATCTGGCGCTGGCGGGTCTGCCGATTCTGGGCGCCTATCGCTCGATGCGGGGTGGCCACAAGCTCAACCATTCGGTGCTGACCGCGCTTCTGGCCGATCGCACCAACTTCCGAGTGATCGAAGCCGAGCCGGCGCGCCGCGCGGTGCGGGGCCACGCCGAAGCCGTCACCCGCCTGGCCGGCGGCATGGTCGCCCCGGCCTACGGTCCGGATATGTCCTGA